A window of Ignavibacterium sp. contains these coding sequences:
- a CDS encoding ATP-binding protein has translation MKFSEFKKNIDAGLKTSLIEEESTERTKNLEIILNIINSINRSLVLEDVLELVLKNAIRLTNSERGFIVLKSPTGKLEFKLGLDSNNKELPEELFQVSSSVVEDVFYNGQSRFIEGAQSDAMFVPSKSIVRLDLQTILCSPLITDGQKIGVIYVDSKRLHKIKEKDITNTFEILAGQAASAIRNAQLYNAQLNANKALQEANEQLVKAERKALKSSIDSEIGQSLQSLVHLALLEGESLYRMIDDIQKLFEKRPEFKDSIIFDRLKLKAKISTDSIRSIQKYAQVLLETSLMNLVKDTNDLNKTVQSVIKYLVPMKKFQLATFNTELTNIPPCSFDSEQIQHVLVHLITNSVNAKKDATITIKSFTSDDYNHIIIQDDGPGMPSEIKDDIVNNYTPRNNSYGLFLCKSIIEKHNGEMKFLDVEKGTAIQISLPLK, from the coding sequence ATGAAATTTTCAGAATTTAAAAAAAATATAGACGCGGGACTTAAAACTTCGCTGATTGAAGAGGAAAGCACTGAGCGAACAAAAAATCTTGAAATAATATTAAATATTATTAATAGCATAAACCGTTCTTTGGTTCTGGAAGATGTTTTAGAACTCGTTCTTAAAAATGCTATCCGCCTCACAAATTCAGAGCGAGGTTTTATAGTTCTCAAATCTCCGACTGGTAAACTCGAATTCAAACTTGGTCTGGACTCCAATAATAAAGAATTACCGGAAGAACTTTTCCAGGTTAGTTCCTCAGTCGTAGAAGATGTTTTTTACAACGGGCAATCCAGATTTATTGAAGGTGCCCAAAGTGATGCAATGTTTGTCCCTTCGAAAAGTATTGTACGACTTGACCTTCAGACAATTCTCTGCTCACCATTGATTACAGACGGACAAAAAATTGGTGTCATCTATGTTGATAGCAAACGACTTCATAAGATTAAAGAAAAAGATATAACAAACACTTTTGAAATTCTTGCAGGACAAGCTGCGAGTGCTATAAGAAATGCACAATTATACAATGCTCAGTTAAATGCAAACAAAGCACTACAGGAAGCAAATGAACAATTAGTAAAAGCTGAGAGAAAAGCACTTAAATCAAGTATTGATTCTGAAATTGGTCAGTCATTGCAATCGCTTGTTCACCTCGCTTTACTTGAAGGAGAAAGTTTGTACCGAATGATAGATGATATTCAAAAGCTGTTTGAAAAACGTCCGGAGTTTAAAGACTCAATAATCTTTGACAGACTTAAATTAAAAGCTAAAATTTCAACAGATAGTATCAGAAGCATTCAGAAATATGCACAGGTATTGCTCGAAACATCATTAATGAACCTTGTGAAAGATACAAATGATTTGAACAAGACAGTTCAGTCTGTGATTAAGTATCTTGTGCCGATGAAAAAATTTCAACTTGCTACTTTTAATACAGAACTCACGAATATTCCTCCTTGTAGTTTTGATTCTGAACAGATACAGCATGTTCTTGTTCATCTTATTACTAATTCAGTTAATGCAAAAAAGGATGCAACGATCACAATCAAGTCATTTACTTCTGATGATTATAATCACATTATAATTCAGGATGATGGGCCAGGAATGCCTTCAGAAATAAAAGACGATATTGTGAATAATTACACTCCGAGAAATAATAGTTACGGTTTATTTTTGTGTAAGAGTATTATCGAAAAACATAATGGTGAGATGAAATTTTTAGATGTTGAAAAAGGAACAGCAATTCAGATATCATTGCCTCTGAAATAA
- a CDS encoding ATP-binding protein, producing the protein MDELRKYLEILYNRLLFPVEVIDSEGRIIYVNEAFTLMWGFSQDELIEYSVFNDLVMREQGKISLISEALNNLSQKTIEHFEDSLLRSHHNVVPLIKTSVFGFENNGERYAVLIHEDVTEQVLTGEEIKRARDASKEAERLKNNFLNVLSHELRTPLNIILGYSSLIKENLSDKISTEDKIYLDNLHSGSERLFNTINQMLEFAHIEAGNYSITIETADLVGIIQGSLAQYEEAARSKGLEIRTNFVHKKVFVDTDVQCTMNAFNNLLSNAVKFTNQGFIEVEVDVMEDKNLALCRVRDSGIGISTKYLDHLFQPFSQEDLNIGRSYEGNGLGLALAKRYLEKVGGSLLVDSIKGVGSTFTFTLPLTSSSKIKYDDKEEAEILASKKILMLDNVGETYELIRAFLKRDYQIVNYTLRDFRIELTRDNSFSHIVFDVEKNFWQQAILICKDIKKNDPYKRPIIVISSEFIEEKIREFYNAGANKFLIKPFGKSELVKVLDEAKEYSL; encoded by the coding sequence ATGGATGAACTGAGAAAATATTTAGAGATATTATACAATCGATTACTTTTTCCTGTTGAAGTAATTGACAGCGAGGGAAGAATAATCTATGTAAATGAAGCTTTCACTTTAATGTGGGGATTTTCTCAGGATGAACTTATTGAATACTCTGTTTTTAATGATCTTGTGATGAGAGAGCAGGGTAAAATCAGTTTAATTAGTGAGGCATTAAATAATCTTTCACAAAAAACAATAGAACATTTTGAGGATTCATTACTTCGTTCACATCATAATGTAGTTCCTCTTATAAAAACCAGTGTATTTGGATTTGAAAATAATGGCGAAAGATATGCAGTGCTTATTCACGAAGATGTAACAGAGCAGGTTCTTACCGGCGAGGAAATAAAAAGGGCTAGAGATGCGAGTAAAGAAGCTGAAAGATTAAAAAATAATTTTCTGAATGTGCTATCTCACGAACTGCGAACTCCACTTAATATTATTCTGGGTTATTCGTCTCTCATAAAAGAAAATCTTTCTGATAAAATAAGCACAGAGGATAAGATTTATCTCGATAACCTTCACAGTGGAAGCGAAAGATTATTTAATACCATAAATCAGATGCTTGAGTTTGCTCATATTGAAGCTGGCAATTATTCAATTACTATTGAAACAGCAGATTTGGTGGGAATAATTCAGGGAAGTTTAGCTCAGTATGAAGAAGCAGCACGATCAAAAGGATTGGAAATAAGAACTAATTTCGTTCACAAAAAAGTTTTCGTTGATACTGATGTTCAATGCACTATGAATGCATTTAATAATCTGCTCAGTAATGCCGTTAAATTCACCAATCAGGGATTTATTGAAGTTGAAGTAGATGTAATGGAAGATAAGAATCTGGCTCTTTGCAGAGTACGTGATTCAGGCATAGGAATATCTACAAAATATCTTGATCATCTTTTCCAACCATTCAGTCAGGAAGATTTGAATATAGGAAGAAGCTATGAAGGAAACGGACTTGGATTGGCACTAGCCAAAAGATATCTTGAAAAAGTCGGTGGTTCTCTTCTTGTTGATAGCATAAAAGGAGTCGGTTCAACTTTTACTTTTACTCTTCCGCTTACATCATCGAGTAAGATTAAATATGATGATAAAGAAGAAGCAGAAATTCTTGCATCCAAAAAAATTCTTATGCTTGATAATGTCGGCGAAACTTATGAGCTGATAAGAGCATTTCTGAAAAGGGATTATCAGATAGTTAATTATACTTTAAGGGATTTCAGAATAGAATTAACACGCGATAATTCTTTCAGTCATATTGTCTTTGATGTTGAGAAGAATTTCTGGCAGCAGGCAATTCTGATTTGTAAGGACATAAAGAAAAATGATCCTTACAAGAGACCTATAATTGTTATCTCAAGTGAATTCATCGAAGAAAAAATCAGAGAATTTTATAACGCCGGTGCGAATAAATTTCTTATTAAACCTTTCGGAAAATCAGAACTTGTTAAAGTTCTCGACGAAGCAAAAGAGTACTCACTTTAG
- a CDS encoding fatty acid desaturase has protein sequence MGVLIAITIISIWALHLFYILNFAEVNFSSPLFYLHILIQAYLYTGLFITGHDAMHRTVSKNRIVNDWVGRIATFLFAGMSYNRLIKNHFMHHKHPGEEKDPDFNTKSQNFFLWWLTFLYRYTTVTQLIVMAIAFNVLKIWFDEISIWMFWVVPAFLGTFQLFYFGTYLPHKKPHTDEMQPHNARTLKKNHLIAMLTCYFFGYHHEHHESPHTPWWKLYQLK, from the coding sequence ATGGGAGTTTTAATAGCAATCACAATTATTTCTATCTGGGCGTTACATCTTTTTTACATTTTAAATTTTGCAGAGGTTAATTTTTCTTCACCTTTGTTTTATTTACACATTTTAATTCAGGCATATCTCTATACCGGATTATTTATAACCGGACACGATGCGATGCATCGAACTGTTTCTAAAAACAGAATCGTAAATGATTGGGTTGGAAGAATAGCTACTTTTCTTTTCGCAGGAATGTCTTACAACAGATTAATAAAAAATCATTTTATGCATCACAAACATCCGGGTGAAGAAAAAGATCCTGACTTTAATACCAAGTCGCAAAATTTTTTCTTGTGGTGGTTAACATTTCTGTATAGATACACAACCGTTACTCAGCTTATAGTTATGGCAATTGCATTTAATGTATTGAAAATCTGGTTTGATGAAATTTCTATCTGGATGTTTTGGGTAGTTCCTGCTTTTCTTGGAACATTTCAGCTTTTTTATTTTGGGACTTATCTGCCTCATAAAAAACCTCACACAGATGAGATGCAACCACACAACGCAAGAACATTAAAGAAGAATCATTTAATTGCAATGTTGACTTGCTACTTTTTTGGATATCATCACGAGCATCACGAATCACCACACACACCGTGGTGGAAGTTGTATCAACTAAAGTGA
- a CDS encoding carotenoid biosynthesis protein: MERKTNLTFTKEEIFIYLIYTVGIIGHLTSSLINYMKLLTPLTLLITGGVVLFSSLSKANKNFLAWIILTYVTTFSLEVIGVKTGLVFGSYWYGDTLGLKFLDVPVIIGFNWTMVILGAILLSEKFLNKKVMIIISASLMATVFDFFMEPSAIKLGYWNWSDISVPLQNYLAWFFISMIFTILYFRMGIKLKSDLPIKFFATQFIFFIILFVFMR; this comes from the coding sequence ATGGAAAGAAAGACGAATTTAACTTTTACTAAAGAAGAAATATTTATTTATCTGATTTATACAGTAGGAATTATCGGGCATCTTACCAGCTCTCTTATAAACTATATGAAACTTCTTACACCATTGACTTTATTGATTACAGGCGGAGTTGTTTTGTTTTCTTCTTTAAGTAAAGCAAATAAAAATTTTTTAGCTTGGATAATTTTAACTTATGTAACAACATTTTCTTTAGAAGTAATTGGTGTTAAGACAGGTCTGGTTTTCGGTTCTTACTGGTATGGTGATACACTTGGTTTAAAGTTTCTTGATGTTCCGGTTATAATCGGATTTAATTGGACAATGGTAATTCTTGGAGCAATTCTTTTATCAGAAAAATTTCTTAATAAGAAAGTAATGATAATTATTTCAGCTTCACTGATGGCAACTGTATTTGATTTTTTTATGGAACCATCTGCAATAAAACTAGGTTACTGGAACTGGTCTGATATTTCTGTCCCGTTGCAGAATTATCTTGCCTGGTTTTTCATTTCAATGATATTTACAATTTTATATTTTAGAATGGGTATTAAACTTAAATCTGATTTACCGATTAAATTTTTTGCAACGCAATTTATTTTTTTCATAATTCTTTTTGTCTTTATGAGGTGA
- a CDS encoding glycosyltransferase family 2 protein, whose product MITIVYIISAVIVSIIFVVSIINFFTAPVIEDKFELKEESKLVSILIPARNEEHNISDCVKSCLHQTYSNKEIVVLNDNSTDRTYELLQHFSDKIKIINGSDLPEGWLGKNWACHQLAKEASGEYLLFIDADVRLNEKAVTSAINEMNFSEAGMLSVFPTQIIKSFSEWLIVPLMNWLLLGFLPLILVHKSNNKSFVAANGQFILWRKNIYHKIGGHSSVKNKPVEDMEFARLCKSNGIKIKTLLGGNFVFCRMYSNLKDAINGFSKNFFPGFNTSGLTFLLFVSLITLASLIPLMIWENLFYSVLLLTLIIFSRIFISIKSKQNVFANLLLHPIQMIFVFVVGIISVYKTYSGKLEWKERRI is encoded by the coding sequence ATGATTACGATTGTTTATATAATCTCTGCAGTTATTGTTTCAATAATCTTTGTAGTTTCAATTATTAATTTTTTTACTGCGCCTGTTATTGAAGACAAATTCGAATTGAAAGAAGAATCAAAGCTAGTTTCAATTCTTATTCCTGCCAGAAATGAAGAGCATAATATATCAGATTGTGTGAAAAGCTGTCTTCATCAAACATATTCAAACAAAGAGATTGTTGTACTTAATGATAATTCAACTGACAGAACTTATGAATTGCTTCAACACTTTTCTGATAAAATCAAAATAATAAATGGCTCTGATTTACCCGAAGGTTGGCTTGGAAAGAATTGGGCTTGTCATCAACTCGCTAAGGAAGCAAGTGGTGAATATTTACTATTCATCGATGCTGATGTTAGACTGAATGAAAAAGCTGTTACATCAGCAATCAACGAAATGAATTTTTCTGAAGCCGGAATGTTATCTGTTTTCCCGACGCAGATTATCAAATCATTTTCGGAGTGGTTAATTGTTCCATTAATGAATTGGTTACTTTTGGGATTTTTACCTTTGATATTAGTTCACAAATCAAATAACAAATCTTTTGTTGCAGCTAATGGTCAGTTTATTCTGTGGAGAAAAAACATTTATCACAAAATTGGTGGGCACAGCAGTGTCAAAAATAAACCTGTCGAGGATATGGAGTTTGCACGACTTTGTAAATCAAATGGTATTAAGATAAAAACACTTCTGGGAGGTAATTTTGTTTTCTGCAGAATGTATTCCAATTTGAAAGATGCAATCAATGGATTTTCAAAAAATTTTTTCCCGGGATTCAATACAAGCGGATTAACTTTTCTTTTATTTGTCTCACTAATAACACTTGCTTCGTTAATTCCTTTGATGATATGGGAAAATTTATTTTATTCGGTTTTACTTCTTACTCTTATAATTTTTTCAAGAATATTTATTTCAATTAAAAGCAAGCAAAATGTTTTTGCTAATTTACTTTTACATCCAATACAAATGATTTTTGTTTTTGTTGTGGGAATAATTTCAGTTTATAAAACCTATAGTGGAAAACTCGAATGGAAAGAAAGACGAATTTAA
- a CDS encoding lysophospholipid acyltransferase family protein yields MIKAERKKWALLVFDFYIERLLKKYFKDFRLINSFPETSPERSLVVAPNHFSWWDGFFVYFLLKKKTNKKIFIMMLENQLRRYWFFQKIGCFSTNPANKQSTVATLRYTLDLLENPDNCVVIFPQGEIEPFEKTSLNYNEGIEFLARYLSKEFDILPVANKIFYSNEKLPFILTRTDKLIQSSEIKNDKEVLSERFNENINKLKNVLSTEGESIF; encoded by the coding sequence ATGATTAAAGCAGAAAGAAAAAAGTGGGCTTTGTTAGTATTCGATTTTTATATTGAAAGATTATTAAAAAAATATTTTAAGGATTTCAGATTAATAAATTCTTTTCCTGAAACATCACCTGAGAGAAGTCTTGTTGTAGCGCCAAATCATTTTTCGTGGTGGGATGGATTCTTTGTTTATTTTTTACTTAAGAAGAAAACGAATAAAAAAATTTTTATTATGATGCTTGAAAATCAGTTGCGGAGATATTGGTTCTTTCAAAAGATTGGATGCTTTTCTACAAATCCCGCTAACAAGCAATCTACTGTTGCTACATTGCGCTATACATTAGATTTACTTGAGAATCCCGATAACTGTGTTGTTATTTTTCCACAAGGAGAAATTGAACCATTTGAAAAAACTTCTCTGAACTATAACGAAGGAATTGAATTTCTTGCAAGGTATTTATCAAAAGAATTTGATATTCTTCCTGTCGCTAATAAAATATTTTATTCAAATGAAAAACTGCCTTTTATCTTAACCAGAACAGATAAATTGATTCAGTCATCAGAAATCAAAAATGATAAAGAAGTTTTGTCAGAAAGGTTCAATGAAAACATAAATAAGCTAAAGAATGTTTTATCAACTGAAGGTGAGAGTATTTTTTAA
- the crtI gene encoding phytoene desaturase family protein, with translation MKKIAIIGAGLGGLSAAARLANAGYEVHIFEQNSYAGGKAAEFSEQGFRFDTGPSLLTMPYVIEDLFNECSENISEYLKLEKLETICRYFYSDKTVINAYSDIEKFGDEISEKTIDDDESLKEFFNYSKTIFDLTADLFLFNSPSSLKTFFNKKAFRTLFNINKIDSFRTVHQAVSDFFKDKKLIQLFDRYATYNGSNPYEAPATLNIIPYVEYFPGSYMPKGGIYSITKALTKQCEKKGVNFHFNTKVDKIILKEKIAVGLKINEDPIYFDRIISNVDVNFTFQKLLDGIRTFESRRYNKLKPSLSGVVFYWAVSKKFDELETHNIIFSDDYKTEFDQLTKQRRLPDDPTIYIYISSKLNSDDAPAGKENWFVMINSPFDEGQDWENEIRNVRKRVLEKINRTLETKIEDFILFEKILTPKDLEIKTAAFRGSIYGISSDKKTSAFLRQQNKSRTINNLYFCGGSAHPGGGIPLVILSGKIVSDIIKSEDKK, from the coding sequence ATGAAGAAGATTGCAATCATTGGAGCAGGTTTAGGTGGCTTATCTGCTGCAGCACGACTTGCAAATGCAGGATACGAAGTTCATATTTTCGAACAAAATTCTTACGCAGGTGGCAAAGCTGCAGAATTTTCTGAACAAGGATTCAGGTTTGATACCGGTCCTTCTCTTCTCACAATGCCTTATGTTATTGAAGACCTCTTTAACGAATGTAGCGAAAATATTTCTGAATATCTGAAGTTGGAAAAGCTGGAAACAATTTGCAGATACTTTTACAGTGACAAAACTGTAATAAATGCTTATTCGGATATCGAAAAGTTCGGAGATGAAATTTCCGAAAAAACAATTGATGATGATGAATCTCTTAAAGAATTTTTTAATTACTCTAAAACTATTTTCGATTTAACGGCTGATTTATTCTTATTCAATTCACCTTCATCATTAAAAACTTTTTTCAATAAAAAGGCATTTAGAACTTTATTTAACATAAATAAAATTGATTCATTCAGAACTGTCCATCAGGCTGTTTCGGATTTTTTCAAGGATAAAAAACTTATTCAATTGTTCGATAGATATGCTACATATAACGGCTCCAATCCCTATGAAGCTCCTGCTACACTAAATATTATTCCTTATGTAGAATATTTCCCTGGAAGTTATATGCCCAAAGGTGGGATTTATTCTATTACAAAAGCATTGACTAAACAATGTGAAAAGAAGGGAGTTAATTTCCATTTTAATACTAAAGTGGATAAGATAATATTAAAAGAAAAAATTGCTGTTGGATTAAAAATTAATGAAGACCCAATCTATTTCGATAGAATAATTTCAAATGTTGATGTGAATTTCACATTTCAAAAACTATTGGATGGTATTAGAACTTTCGAAAGCAGACGATATAATAAACTTAAACCATCGCTTTCAGGAGTTGTTTTTTATTGGGCAGTAAGCAAAAAATTTGACGAGCTTGAAACTCACAACATTATCTTTTCAGACGACTATAAAACAGAGTTCGATCAGCTTACCAAACAAAGACGATTGCCTGACGATCCTACTATTTACATTTACATTTCGAGCAAGTTAAACTCTGATGATGCTCCAGCCGGAAAAGAAAATTGGTTTGTAATGATAAACTCCCCTTTTGATGAAGGTCAGGATTGGGAAAATGAAATCCGGAATGTAAGAAAGAGAGTTCTAGAAAAAATAAATCGAACTCTTGAAACAAAGATTGAAGATTTTATTTTGTTTGAGAAAATTTTAACACCTAAAGATCTTGAAATCAAAACGGCTGCATTTCGTGGTAGCATTTACGGAATTTCTTCCGATAAAAAAACCTCGGCGTTTCTTCGTCAACAGAACAAATCGAGAACAATAAATAATTTATATTTCTGTGGTGGCAGTGCTCATCCCGGTGGAGGAATTCCGCTGGTAATTCTTTCAGGAAAAATTGTTTCTGACATAATTAAGAGTGAAGACAAAAAATGA
- a CDS encoding lycopene cyclase domain-containing protein, with product MSTYLIINILIIIVPLILSFDKNLRYYKKLPHLIFSILIVSTAYIIWDIFATKRGDWAFNPDHLVGIYFFGLPLEEILFFITVPYSCVFIYETVKFYTKEKRFQLDKKLFLIGAIALILFAAIFNYQHYTFTVSIFTGLFFLFAVYLNLDLLNSFHYWLTMLISFIPFLVVNYFLTSIPVVTYNDSAFFGKRFITIPLEDFLYSFSMISLWILFYELSNKRKR from the coding sequence ATGAGCACATATCTGATAATTAACATACTCATTATAATTGTACCGCTTATTTTATCTTTTGATAAAAATCTAAGATATTATAAAAAACTTCCGCATTTAATTTTCTCAATTCTAATTGTAAGTACAGCGTATATAATTTGGGATATCTTTGCAACAAAGCGTGGCGATTGGGCATTTAATCCAGACCATCTTGTGGGTATTTATTTTTTTGGATTACCTCTTGAAGAAATTTTATTTTTCATTACGGTTCCTTATTCCTGTGTTTTTATCTATGAAACAGTGAAATTCTATACTAAAGAGAAAAGATTTCAGCTTGATAAAAAATTATTCCTGATTGGAGCCATTGCACTGATTTTATTTGCAGCAATTTTTAATTATCAACATTACACCTTTACTGTCAGTATTTTTACAGGATTATTTTTTCTGTTTGCAGTTTATCTGAATTTGGATTTACTTAATTCATTTCACTATTGGCTCACAATGCTGATAAGCTTTATTCCGTTTCTGGTAGTAAATTATTTTCTCACATCAATACCTGTTGTAACTTACAATGATTCTGCTTTCTTTGGAAAAAGATTTATCACAATACCACTTGAAGATTTTCTTTATTCATTTTCTATGATTTCGCTCTGGATATTGTTCTATGAATTATCAAACAAAAGAAAGCGATGA
- a CDS encoding phytoene/squalene synthase family protein, translating into MELYNKTSFNISKLVTKTYSTSFSLGIAAFAPHYRDAIYGIYGFVRLADEIVDTFHGFDQKRLMENFRKETEEALKTGISTNPILQAFVQTVNEYKIDYHYIDAFLKSMEMDLSNSYYEHDEYKEYIYGSAEVVGLMCLKVFCGDDKELFNRLIAPARSLGSAFQKVNFLRDIKSDMEERDRIYLPGINHAQKIDDESKKNLEKDVEREFKEALEGIKKLPYGVKLGVYSAYLYYLALFRKIKRMKVKDLMKGRVRVSNPTKLALLLRGLVEVRLLKLT; encoded by the coding sequence ATGGAATTATACAATAAAACATCTTTCAACATCAGCAAACTGGTTACCAAAACATATAGCACTTCTTTCAGTTTAGGCATTGCCGCATTTGCGCCTCATTACCGTGATGCCATTTATGGTATTTATGGATTCGTTCGTCTTGCTGATGAAATAGTTGATACATTTCATGGTTTTGATCAAAAGAGACTGATGGAAAATTTTAGAAAAGAAACCGAAGAAGCTTTAAAAACCGGAATCTCTACAAATCCCATTTTACAAGCATTCGTTCAGACTGTTAATGAGTATAAAATTGATTATCACTACATTGATGCATTCCTTAAAAGCATGGAAATGGATTTATCAAATTCATATTATGAACACGATGAATACAAAGAGTATATTTATGGTTCAGCAGAAGTTGTTGGCTTAATGTGTCTTAAGGTTTTTTGTGGTGATGATAAAGAATTATTTAATCGTCTGATTGCACCTGCACGAAGTTTGGGTTCTGCATTTCAAAAAGTAAATTTTCTTCGCGACATTAAAAGCGATATGGAAGAAAGAGACAGAATTTATTTGCCCGGAATAAATCACGCTCAGAAAATTGATGACGAAAGTAAAAAGAATCTTGAAAAAGATGTTGAAAGAGAATTCAAGGAGGCGCTTGAAGGAATTAAAAAATTACCCTATGGAGTTAAGCTTGGAGTTTATTCAGCTTATCTTTATTACCTTGCATTGTTCAGAAAAATTAAACGGATGAAAGTTAAAGATTTAATGAAAGGAAGAGTACGTGTTTCTAATCCGACTAAGCTTGCTTTACTTCTAAGAGGTTTAGTTGAAGTAAGGTTACTTAAACTAACTTAA